AACCGATAAACGAACCACGGTAGAGGGACTGACTGTAGCTTCCGTTGACGATCTTTCTGGCAGTGCCACTTTTTCCGGCTACTCTAAAGCCCTGAACACTCGCAAGTTTTGCACCATCTGGCCCGGCCGCAGACTCCAGCATCGAGCGAACCTGTCGAGCCAGTTCAGGGGAGAACACCGGCACCGTCGCCGCGGTGTTCTCGCGCCGGACCATGGTCAGATTCACCATGTCGCCATCACGTGCGAATGCCGTGTAAGCGCGAGCAATCTGCAACAACGACGTTGACAGTCCATATCCGTAGGCCATGGTCGCCTTCTCAATAGGACGCCAGCGTTCCCAAGGGCGCAGACGTCCGGCGACGGCACCTGGCATGCCGATAGCCGGTGGCTGACCGAATCCGAGTTCGGTAAATTGCGCCCACATCTCCTGCGCCTTGAGGCGCTCGGAAATCTTGACCATTCCGATATTGCTCGATTTGGTCAACACACCTAACGGATCCAGTGATGACTGTCGGCTCACATCGCGGATCCGGTGTCCTTGGTAGGTGTACTCCCCGTTCTCGGTGTTGATCTGGGTGTTGGCATCGATACGACCCATTTCAAGCGCCAGCGCAACCGTGAACGGCTTGAGAATCGAACCAGGCTCAAATGTATCGGTCAGGATGCGATTTCGCAGACGCGGTCCTGTCAGCGTCGATCGATCATTCGGATCGAATGTCGGGTAATTGGCCAGCGCGAGAATCTCACCTGTCCTGACGTCCACCACCACAGCTGAAGCGCTCTGCGCCTTATTCTCCTGAACAGCGTTGGCAATGGCCTGATAGACCAGAAACTGGATCCGCGTGTCTATCGACAGATGAAGGTCTCTTCCATCCATTGGCAGATGAACATCACGAACATCCTCGACAATCCGTCCCAGTCGATCCTTGATGACCTGCCGGCTTCCTGGTGTGCCTGAAAGGATATCGTCGTAGGCTAGTTCGATGCCTTCCTGGCCGCGACCATCCAGATCTGTGAAGCCGACCACATGGCCCATGGTCCCACCTTCCGGATAGAAGCGGCGAGTCTCACCGAGCTGGTGAATTCCCGGAATCTTCAGAGTCGCAATCTCTCGCGCACGCTCCATCGAAACCTGCCGGCGCAAATAGACAAACGTCCTCTCATCATCCTTGAGTCGATCAGCCAGTACTTCTGCCGGCATCTCCAATAGTGCAGCCAGCGCCGTGACCTGCTCTGGCTTCGCGTGCCTGGCCAGCTCAGGGTTGGCCCAGATACCGGCAGCAGGCACGCTCGCTGCGAGCACCACGTCATTACGGTCCATGATCTTGCCGCGACTGGCCTGAAGGGTGAGTGTGCGCTCATATCGCTTGCCACCCTGCTCTTGCAAAAAATCTCGATTAATCCCTTGCAAATAAACAGCACGGCCAAGCAAAACCAGAAATCCGATGCCGATCATCAAAAGGACGAGACGGCCTCTCCACATCGGAAACTGTACGCGTGTCATCGGGTTGTCGAAGAACGGCATGCGTTTCACCGGCTCACTCCCGAATGCGACGACATGACCGGAACCTGAGGTTCACTCATGTAAAGCGTGTTACCCGGCAGGATGGGAACCATGCTCAGCGTTTCCCTTGCGATCTGGTCAACCCTGGCATTGCGTGCGAGCTCCGCGCGCTCGAGTTGCAGGTGTCGCCACTGAACCGTCAATTCACGCGCCTGCGAGAGCAACTGCTCGTTCTGAATATACAAATGGCGCGACTGGTAGCGCGCCGTCACTAAAGAAATGGCGGAGAGCATCACTAACATCGCCATGATAAAAACAGCTCTGCCCATTAGCGCCTCCGCCTGGAAAAGGACCGTTTGTCGGGCGCTTCACCAAGCGCGCGGATCAGTTCATCGGTCAAAGGAGCATCTGTGCGACGGGCAATACGCAACACGGCAGAACGTGAGCGCGAATTCTCCTGCACCTCTTTCGCACTTGGCAGGATCCGCTTGAGGCCGGTCAGGACGGGCTGCGGCATCTCCGCCTCCCTGAAAGGCAGACGTGCGTAGTCCGCATGCGGACGCGCCGCACGCTGCATGAACTGCTTGACCTTACGGTCTTCGAGCGAATGAAAACTGATCACCGCAAGTACCCCTGAACACGCCAGACGTCCTAGAGCTGCCTGGAGGGCGCTGCCAAGCTCCTCGAGTTCCCGATTGACGTAAATCCGTATAGCTTGAAATGTGCGTGTCGCCGGGTGCTGGCCCTTCTCCCGCGACCTGACTGCGCCAGCGACGAGACTGGCAAGGTCAAGCGTGCGCTCGAGGGGCCGCTCTGTGCGGCGAGCAACAATCGCTTTTGCAATCTGAAGAGCAAACCGTTCTTCGCCATAATCTTTAAAGACCTCCCGCATTTCTTCCATGCTTGCCTCAGCAAGCCATTGCGCCGCAGTGTGACCTTGCGACGTATCCATCCGCATATCCAGCGGTCCGTCTTTCATGAATGAAAAACCGCGCTGGGCCTGATCGATCTGGGGTGATGAAACCCCGAGATCAAACATCAGTCCATTGACCTGATCAATGGACTGTTCCTGGAGCAGTCTCTCCAGATCACCAAAACCACCATGCAGACATGTCACTCGACCATCTGTCCTGGCAAGTGCCTCTGCCTGTTCGATCGCCTGGGGATCACGGTCGATCACGATCAATCTTGCCGAGTCCGCCAGACGTTCAAGCAGAGCGCGTGAGTGCCCACCACGACCAAACGTGGCATCTATATAGACCCCTTGAGCTGGTACCCGGCCAGCGGGAACCAGTGCATCAACGGTCTCGTGCAGAAGCACGGTACGGTGGGCGAAATCAGTCACGGTTCAGAATGAAAATTGATCGAGTGCTTCGGGCATTCCTCCAGCCAGGTCCTCTGCTTCACGCTTGGCCAGCTCTGCTGCATCCCAAAGTTCAAAGTGCCCACCCATTCCCAGGAGCATCACGTCTCGGGTCAGGTTTGCGGCGTTGCGCAGCTCCGGTGCAATCAGCACCCTGCCTGCGCTGTCAAACTCAACATCCTGGGCATTACCAAGAAGCAGTCGCTGCAGTGCCCGGGCCTGCATCGGGAAAGCGGCGATCTGCTCACGCTTTTTTTCCCATTGCGGCCGCGGATAGACCAGCAGACAACCATCAGGATGTCTTGTGATCGTCAGGCGACCTTCAGCCTGAGCAAGCAGCGCGTCACGATGCCGGGTCGGAATATTAATCCGCCCCTTCGCGTCGAGCGTGAGAGCACTGCTACCTTGGAACACAAAATTCCCCACAAATTCACACAAAACTACACTTTTCCCCACTCTAAGACAATTCGGATTGAATGGTCAAGCGAAAAATGAGAATTTTTTCAATGATCACAATGACTTAGCGCACCATTTAAAAGTCTCACATAGATATTTTCTTTTTTAAATCATGTGATTGCATGGCGATTTGAATGTGGCACTTTAATAAAAAGCGCCTGATTTGAACCAATTGAAAGGGGGATGTGCTATGGAGGGTGTGCGGAACAGGCCTGTAGGCCGGATTCTGTAAGCAAACAGTGTCTGCTGGCAATCATTCATCTTGGCGATACATTACTGCATCACTCTAGCCACCTACCCGCATGCTCGGACGGGTCGTCCTACACGCTTCAATGAAGCGAACACATGCCTATTTGGTGTTGCTCCCGATAGAGGTTGCCGCGTTTCACCCTGCCGCGTTGACCCGTTAAGGTCATGCGCCATGGTTGCACCATGGCGGTGTATGCAAGTGATGCATACCCTCGCGCCAGACTCGTCTCTGTGGCCCTGTTCCTCAGCTTGATGACACAGACGTGTCACCTTGCCGGACGGCCGTTAGCCGCTATCGCACCCTGTGGAGTCCGGACCTTCCTCGAAACGTCTGCACGTCCCGCGATTGCCCGGCCTGCCCCGCAGACAGATTGTATGCGGCTTTTGCTGCCACACCCTCGACTATTCAGGCAAGACGTCCTCTGAACTGCGACAATGGAGGCCTGGTGATCTCAGACATGTTCTGTAAAGGCATGAAAGTACGGAAATAACCCACCCGACGCAGACAAATATGAACGCGACTCAAGGGTTACCTGGCAGTTTCCGCTATCAATGCTCTAACAAGATTGGCGTTCATGTGAACACTGTTTCTGATATCTCGTTTATTTTCTTCTCTCTATCACACCAGTCTGTATGACCGCACTGATCAACTTGCAGGACGTCGACCTGGCCTTTGGCCACTACCCGCTGCTGGACCATGCCAGTATGAGCATTCTGGAGGGTGAGCGTATTGGCCTCATTGGTCGCAACGGAGCTGGCAAATCTTCGTTGCTAAAACTACTGGACAGCAGGCAACAGCCCGATGACGGACTGGTTCAGTCAATTGACGGGTTACGTGTTGCAACTGTCGAGCAGGAGCCTGAACTGCCGGGAGACTGCGTTAAAGACGCGCTAGTCCATTGCGCAGAGCGAGGCGTCGTGCGAGAAGCGTGGGAGCTGGATACCGCAGCAGCGCAGTGGGCCGACAGGCTGGGGATCGACCTGAACACCCCTGTCAGTAGCCTGTCTGGAGGAATGCGCAAGCGTATTGCTCTTGCAGGCGCCCTGATACAGGAGCCCACCCTGTTATTGCTCGATGAGCCAACCAACCACCTTGACCTTGACGGAATTGAATGGCTGGAATCCATCCTGCTGGGCTGGCGTGGAAGCGTCGTCCTGATCACACACGACCGGGCGTTTCTCGACCGTGTCGTGACACGCATCGTTGAACTCGATCGCGGCAAGTTGCTCAGTTTCCCTGGAAACTTCACCCAGTGGCAAGAACGAAAGGCTCAGTGGCTGCATGCAGAGGCACTTGAGAATGCAAGATTTGACAAGCTTCTCGCTCAGGAGGAAGTCTGGATACGAAAAGGCATTGAAGCGCGACGTACTCGTAACGAAGGCCGGGTGCGACGACTGGAACAACTCAGGCGCGAAAGGGCACAACGACGCGATCAGCTTGGCAAGGTCAATCTGGCGATCGATCAAGGGGTGCGCTCAGGCAAACTGGTTGCAGAACTCGAACACGTCAGCAAGGCGTTCGGCAACAAGAACATCATCACAGACTTGACCATCACGGTCATGCGGGGCGACAAAATTGGTCTGATTGGACCGAACGGTGCGGGCAAATCAACGCTGCTGCGCCTCCTGCTTGGCGAAATGGAACCCGACAGCGGAACGGTCAAACTCGGCAGCAACCTGAAGGTTGCGTACTTTGACCAGATGCGCGCCCAACTTGATGAAACCGCAACGCTGGCTGACGCCATCAGCCCGGGCAGTGAGTGGGTGGAGATTGGAGATCAGCGCAAACACGTGGTCAGTTACCTCGGCGACTTTCTCTTTGAACCAGCAAGAATCCAGTCTCCCGTCAGCACACTGTCCGGCGGTGAACGGGCCAGACTATTACTGGCACGGCTGTTTGCAAGGCCAGCCAACGTACTCGTGCTTGATGAACCCACCAACGACCTCGATATTGAAACGCTGGAGCTACTTGAGTCCCTGCTGCAAGAGTACACAGCAACGGTTCTACTGGTCAGCCATGATCGGGTGTTTCTGGATAACGTGGTCACGCAGACAATTGCTTACGAAGGTAATGCGAACTGGCGTGCCTACGTGGGAGGATATTCTGACTGGCTGGCACAAAGGCCGGCGGCAGTGGCCGAGAAGCCAGGCAGGGCAGACAAGCCAGACAAAACTATGGCTTCAGATCCACGGGACGCCCCTTCTGGCAAATCTTCCGCCAGGAAGCCCACTCGACTGGCACCTTGGGAGTTGCGCGAGCTTGAAACCATCCCGGAAAAGATTCAAGCCCTGGAGTCCGACCATGAGTCACTGGTCGCGCAGCTAGGCTCGCCCGAGCTTTATCAATCCGATCCTTCAGCGCTACAGACCCTGCAAACAAGGATTGACGACCTCCAGGCTGAGCTTGATTTGCATTATCAGCGATGGGAATTGCTGGAATCCAGACAAACTGAAGGGTAAATAGCTGCTAGGGCTGCAGACGCCAGGTGAGCGCCTGGCCTGCAGCGAGTGGAACCAGCGTGTCCCCGTCGATGTAAGGCAACTCTTCTGGCACCACATACGATTGCCTGATCAAGGTAATCGAACCGTCATTGACCGGCAGATCATAAAAAGCTGGACCTCTGAGCGAAGCAAATGCCTCGAGCCGGTCTAGCCGGCCGACAGACTCAAATGCCTGTGCATAAAGCGCCATCGCATGCAATGCGTTGTAACAACCCGCGCACCCACAATCCTGCTCCTTCAAACCTCGGGCGTGTGGTGCGCTATCTGTCCCCAGAAAAAATCTCGGACTGTCGCCAGTGGCAACCTCCAGGAGGGCCTGCCTGTGAAGCTCGCGCTTCAGAATCGGAAGGCAGTACCAGTGAGGCCGTAGTCCACCCTGGAATATTGCATTCCGGTTATACATCAGGTGCTGCGGCGTGATGGTTGCCGCAATCGGGCCTTGTGCATCCCTTACATAATGTGCACCGTCACGGGTAGTGATGTGCTCAAACACAACTTTGAGTTCGGGGAAGTCTTTACGCAAGGGAATCATGACACGATCGACGAACACAGCCTCCCTGTCGAACACATCAACATTCGGGTCGGTCACCTCTCCGTGTACAAGCAACGGAATGCGAAGCCTTTGCATTGCATCAAGAACCGCGCGGCATTTCCCAAGCAGATCTGTGACGCCACTATCAGAATTTGTCGTGGCACCAGCGGGATACAGTTTGAATGCATAGACGTGTTCACACGATGCAGCGGCCTGCACATCATCGACCGAGGTGTTGTCTGTCAAATAAAGCGTCATCAATGGCTCAAACTTGTACGACAACTCTTCATCACGCTGCTGCAGGGCTTTCAGAATCTGATTCCGATAGGCAACTGCCTGCTCAACGGTAGTGACTGGAGGACGCAAATTGGGCATGATGATTGCCCTTGAAAACTGCCTGGCCGTATCCGCAACAACAGCCCGTAGCGCATCACCATCACGCAGGTGCAGATGCCAGTCATCTGGACGACGGATAGTCAGAGTAGAAGGAGTCTGCGAGGTTGGATTCACGGTAAATTCTCTTATGGACGCCTATTCGGACGCAGAGGCACGAACTACATTGCGAGCCGAAGTCCAAACGCCAGTGATTGAAGTTGCAAAAACCTGCCAGCCTAAAGCTGAAAGTCGTTGTGCTTGCTCCGTTCTGAGCATATTGAATGACGCGGTCACAGGCAATAACCGAAGACAGTTACGGAATTCCCTAAGTTCCCCACCCTATAACGGCAGCGACTGCCGCACGATCTCAACGAAGACCGCAGCACCAGTTGGAATAACTGCGTCATTGAAATCATAACTTGGATTGTGTAACTGGCACGAGCCTGGCTCACCGCCTTGTCCGAGCCTGAAATAAGCACCAGGCTTATGCTGCAACATGAAAGAAAAGTCTTCAGAGCCCATGGATGGCACGAGATCTCGAACGACCCTCTCATCACCGACCACCCGCTTAGCGGCACGGGCCACTATGTCTGCCTCATGGGGCGTATTGATTGTGGCCGGAAACAACTTCTCGTACCGTAGCTGCGCGGAGGCCCCAAAGCCCTGGGCAATGCTCGTGACAAGAGAACGCATACGATCTTCAATCATGTGTTGCACCGAGGGCCTGAATGTCCGGACGGTACCCACGATCGTTGCCATTTCCGGGATGACACTCATCGCGCCGAATTGCCCAGCTTGAACCGAACCAACTGAAACCACAGCTGAATCCATCGGATTGACATTGCGCGACACGATACTTTGAAGTGCCGTGATGATCTGGGCACAGACAAGGATGGGGTCAATTGCCTGGTATGGATGCGCTCCGTGCCCTCCCTTACCCTTGACCTGAATCTCGAAACGGTCTGCTGCCGCCATCATGGGCCCAGAGTTGAGCCCGATATAACTAGGGGCCAATCCCGGCCAGTTGTGCAGGGCGTACACAGCATCACAAGGAAATCGCTCAAAAAGACCATCATCAATCATTGCTTGCGCACCGCCAAGCCCTTCTTCCGCCGGCTGAAAGATAAACGCGACCGAGCCATTGAATTGTGGTGACGCGACAAGGTATCTAGCAGCCGCAAGAAGAATGGTGGTGTGCCCGTCGTGCCCACATCCATGCATTACGCCGGGGTTACGCGACCGGTGCTCGCCTGAGCCAATCTCCTGCATCGGCAAGGCGTCCATATCAGCACGCAATCCAATCATCCTCTCGCTATCGCTTCTCAACCCTCGAAGCACCCCAACCACACCCGTCTTGCCAATACCTCTGTATACTTCCAGCCCCAGCGCTTCGAGAGACCCTGCGACCAGTCCTGCTGTACGAAACTCCTGAAATCCCAATTCGGGGTGAGTATGCAAGTCACGCCGAATTGTTACCATCTCGTCATGAAACTGGCTAATTGCTTCTAGGGGAGTACGTGCTAGCATGGCGGTCCTAGGTGTAAACATGCCCAGTGTAATAGTTTACTCATCGGATAAGTTTGGTAAAGTCAGCAACTGATTTCAGGCTTGTCTCAATCTGTGTAATCGCAGACTTTGTTGCATCCATACATTTTTTTGAAATAGGCATAAAGGAGAGTCCTAATGGCCACAGCCACCAAAACGGCCCGCAAGCCCAACGCTGCATTCATGAAACCGCTTACCCCAAGCCCAACGCTCGCAGCCGTCATTGGACCTGAAGCCGTTCCTCGCACCGAAGTGACGAAAAAGATCTGGGAATACATCAAAAAGCATGACCTGCAGGATCCCAGCAACCGTCGCAATATCAACGCAGACGACAAACTCAAGCCTCTGTTCGGTAAGGATCAGGTTTCGATGTTCGAGTTGACCAAAATCGTGAGTGGTCACCTCTCCTGATAAAAAAAGGACCTACGGGTCCTTTTTTTATCACAGCCGCCAAGTCAAATCCGGCTTCGAGCCCAATCAGTCTCTCAGCCTTCCTGGGGAGTCTTGTTATCCAGTAGTGCAAGAACCCCTCGTATCAGCCTGTACAGCACCCAAAGAATAGTAGCCAGTATGCCTGCCCAACCGATCACGATAAACACTAACAGATAGCTTACGGCCATCCACAGCAAACCCCATAAGAACGTCGCGATCAGCCAGTCAAAGTGAGCAGCGTAATAAGTTCCGGCTGCGTCAGGTCGTTTTATATAGATCATCATCACAGCAGCGATTGGTGCAAATGCAAAAAGCCCTGATGTGATGAAACCCAGACCAAAAAGCGCATATGCAACCAGTGTAACTATGCGAAGGGACGCGGTGGGTGTAACAGGATCGTCCTTCAGATCTGGCATCTGTAATCTCCATAAAAGCGAAAAAGTTCTACCTGAACTTTATACATGGTCTGAGAAAAACTCAAACCATCATGGACAGACAATCACCAAAAGATGATCGCCCGAGCGATAAAACTGTACGGGTGCAGCGATATTAGTCGGATGAGCATCACCGATAGTGAATTTACTTACCAGGAACGCAGCCATGGCCGGAGTTTATCCGTCCCCGGTTAGCTGTGTGGAAGTGGACACACGAAACACACTACCAGCAGAGCGTCATTTCAACCATGAATAGAGGGTGAGAGGAAAGTACACACACTCATAGGCCAGAGAACAGAGTCCCGCTCCCGACGCGACGATTCTGGTTCTGAATCGGCAAAGGGGGGTAGCCCATAGGCTACATCCCTGCCACACCACCCGGCATGCGGGTCCGCACCGGGCGGTTCGAGAAGTTGGGGTCATGAGAGTCGGGGTAGACCCAGCCGGTCAAAGTACGCAAACGTCAGTACACCATTGAGGGACTTCGCGCAGTTGCTCTTCACTTTGCTCACTGTGACCAGCTCGCAGCGGGACTTGCACCCGCAGGGGTGCGCCCATGCAGGGCGCACCAAGTAAAAAACCCTCGCTTTTGAGGGCGAGGGTTTTTTGTAATGAGGAGCCTGACGATGACCTACTTTCACAGATGTCCATCCACTATCATCGGCGCAAAGGCGTTTCACTGTCCTGTTCGGGATGGGAAGGAGTGGTGCCACCTTGCTATGGTCGTCAGGCGAAGGGGTTGGCGGTACTGGGGTTGAGTCCAGTTCCGCCGGATCGGGAAGAAGCGTGTTCAACGAGTCGCTGCGCAAGTGGCAGCGGGGTTGGATGTATGGTGTTGGTTGCGTTTTGAGGCGCACTATTGACTATTTTGTTTCGGCACACTTGGCTATAACCAGCAAAGTTATAGGATCAAGCCGCACGGGCAATTAGTATCGGTTAGCTAAGTGCATTACTGCACGTACACACCCGACCTATCAACGTTCTGGTCTTGAACGACCCTTCAGGGGGCTCGAGGCCCCGGGATACCTAATCTTCAGACGAGTTTCCCGCTTAGATGCCTTCAGCGGTTATCTCTTCCGTACTTAGCTACCCGGCAATGCCATTGGCATGACAACCGGTACACCAGAGGTACGTCCACTCCGGTCCTCTCGTACTAGGAGCAGGCTCCGTCAAGTATCCAACGCCCACGGCAGATAGGGACCAAACTGTCTCACGACGTTTTAAACCCAGCTCACGTACCTCTTTAAATGGCGAACAGCCATACCCTTGGGACCGGCTACAGCCCCAGGATGAGATGAGCCGACATCGAGGTGCCAAACACCGCCGTCGATATGAACTCTTGGGCGGTATCAGCCTGTTATCCCCAGAGTACCTTTTATCCGTTGAGCGATGGCCCTTCCATTCAGAACCACCGGATCACTATGTCCTGCTTTCGCACCTGTTCGACTTGTCAGTCTCACAGTCAAGCACGCTTATGCCATTGCACTATCAGCACGATTTCCGACCGTACCTAGCGTACCTTCGAACTCCTCCGTTACACTTTAGGAGGAGACCGCCCCAGTCAAACTGCCCACCATGCACTGTCCCCAACCCGGATCACGGGCCAAGGTTAGAATCGCAAACAAACCAGGGTGGTATTTCAAGGATGGCTCCACGCGATCTGGCGACCACGTTTCTGCGCCTCCCACCTATCCTACACAAGCCGGTTCACAATCCAATGCAAAGCTACAGTAAAGGTTCATGGGGTCTTTCCGTCTAGCCGCGGGTAGATTGCATCATCACAAACACTTCAACTTCGCTGAGTCTCAGGAGGAGACAGTGTGGCCATCGTTACGCCATTCGTGCAGGTCGGAACTTACCCGACAAGGAATTTCGCTACCTTAGGACCGTTATAGTTACGGCCGCCGTTTACCGGGGCTTCGATCAAGAGCTTGCACCCCATCACTTAACCTTCCGGCACCGGGCAGGCGTCACACCCTATACGTCGACTTTCGTCTTGGCAGAGTGCTGTGTTTTTAATAAACAGTCGCAGCCACCGATTCTCTGCGGCCCCTTCATGCTCCGAGCGCAGGCTCTTCACACTACCGGGGCATACCTTCTCCCGAAGTTACGGTATCAATTTGCCGAGTTCCTTCTCCTGAGTTCTCTCAAGCGCCTTGGAATATTCATCCCGTCCACCTGTGTCGGTTTGCGGTACGGTCTCGTATGGCTGAAGCTTAGAGGCTTTTCCTGGAACCACTTCCAATCACTTCGCGACACTTGGTCGCTCGTGCCACACCCTTGAATCACGCGCCCGGATTTGCCTAAGCGCCTTCTACAGTGCAGCAACAGGGACTTCCAACACCCTGATGACCTTCCGCGATCCGTCCCCCCATCGCACCATACGACGGTACTGGAATATTAACCAGTTTCCCATCAGCTACGCATCTCTGCCTCGCCTTAGGGCCGACTCACCCTGCGCCGATGAACGTTGCGCAGGAAACCTTGGACTTACGGCGAGGGGGCTTTTCACCCCCTTTATCGCTACTCATGTCAGCATTCGCACTTCTGATACCTCCAGCAGCCTTTACAAGCCACCTTCGCAGGCTTACAGAACGCTCTCCTACCGCGTGTACAAAGTACACACCCGCAGCTTCGGTCTATCGCTTAAGCCCCGTTACATCTTCCGCGCAGGACGACTCGATCAGTGAGCTATTACGCTTTCTTTAAAGGATGGCTGCTTCTAAGCCAACCTCCTGACTGTCTATGCCTTCCCACTTCGTTTCCCACTGAGCGATAGTTGGGGACCTTAGCTGGCGGTCTGGGTTGTTTCCCTCTTGAGTCCGGACGTTAGCACCCGGTGCTCTGTCTCCCACGCTGTACTTGCCGGTATTCGGAGTTTGCCATGGTTTGGTAAGTCGCCATGACCCCCTAGCCATAACAGTGCTCTACCCCCGGCAGTAATACGTGAGGCACTACCTAAATAGTTTTCGGAGAGAACCAGCTATTTCCAGGTTTGTTTAGCCTTTCACCCCTATCCACAGCTCATCCCCTAATTTTTCAACATTAGTGGGTTCGGTCCTTCAGCACGTGTTACCGTGCCTTCAACCTGGCCATGGATAGATCACCTGGTTTCGGGTCTACACCCAGCGACTGAATCGCCCTGTTCGGACTCGCTTTCGCTACGCCTGCCCTATTCGGTTAAGCTTGCCACTGAATGTAAGTCGCTGACCCATTATACAAAAGGTACGCAGTCACCCCTCAAGGAGGCTCCTACTGTTTGTATGCATGCGGTTTCAGGATCTATTTCACTCCCCTTCCGGGGTTCTTTTCGCCTTTCCCTCGCGGTACTGGTTCACTATCGGTCGATCACGAGTATTTAGCCTTGGAGGATGGTCCCCCCATCTTCAGACAGGATTTCACGTGTCCCGCCCTACTTGTCGTACGCCTAGTTCCACAATCGTGATTTCGTCTACAGGGCTATCACCTGCTATGGCCACGCTTTCCAGCGTATTCAACTATCACAACTGCTAAATCGTACAGGCTGATCCGATTTCGTTCGCCACTACTTTCGGAATCTCGGTTGATTTCTTTTCCTCGGGTTACTTAGATGTTTCAGTTCACCCGGTTCGCCCTCGCTGGCCTATGTATTCAGCCAGGAGTACCTCCCTTACAGAAGGTGGGTTTCCCCATTCGGATATCTGCGGATCAAAGCTTGTTTGCCAGCTCCCCGCAGCTTTTCGCAGGCTGCCACGTCCTTCTTCGCCTGTGATCGCCAAGGCATCCACCACATGCACTTAGTCACTTGATCCTATAACCTTGCAGGCTATAGGCTTTACTTGCTTTGCTGAGTTTTCGCGTTTGTGTGCCGTTCTTCCTTTCAAGGCTCCAATCCTGTCATCTGCGTCTTGCAACACACACGACCCGATCGGTCTCGAGTAAGAACAAATTACTACTAATGCAATCACAACCCGTATTCACGTCACTGCGCACACCCTCAAACTCGCCCGCCTCCTGTAAGGCCGGCCCGCTTGACAATGCACCACGCAAATACTATTTTCTCGTTGTGCTTCTTCCTGATTGTTAAAGAACAAAGTGTTAAGTCTCTCGACTACGCAAAGTGCTGCCGCTTCACCGCAAACCCGACTCTCGCCTGACTTGCCGCACTACAACAGCCCTCTGCACAGTACGCAGAGATGAAATCTCTAGCCAAGCCCGCCACTATAGCACACTTGCCTAAAACACCTCAGCTCTACACACTGGTGTTGGTGGAGGATGACGGGATCGAACCGACGACCCCCTGCTTGCAAAGCAGGTGCTCTCCCAGCTGAGCTAATCCCCCAGTACCCGATCTTGGTGGGTCTGGTTGGATTCGAACCAACGACCCCCGCCTTATCAAGACGGTGCTCTAACCGACTGAGCTACAGACCCAACCGACCCAGCATCTCTTAACCCTTTGAACATCCGAACAACCGATAAGTGTGAACAGCTAACTTGCCAACTCCCCCTGGCGCACTGCACTGAAC
This sequence is a window from Orrella marina. Protein-coding genes within it:
- a CDS encoding peptidoglycan D,D-transpeptidase FtsI family protein translates to MKRMPFFDNPMTRVQFPMWRGRLVLLMIGIGFLVLLGRAVYLQGINRDFLQEQGGKRYERTLTLQASRGKIMDRNDVVLAASVPAAGIWANPELARHAKPEQVTALAALLEMPAEVLADRLKDDERTFVYLRRQVSMERAREIATLKIPGIHQLGETRRFYPEGGTMGHVVGFTDLDGRGQEGIELAYDDILSGTPGSRQVIKDRLGRIVEDVRDVHLPMDGRDLHLSIDTRIQFLVYQAIANAVQENKAQSASAVVVDVRTGEILALANYPTFDPNDRSTLTGPRLRNRILTDTFEPGSILKPFTVALALEMGRIDANTQINTENGEYTYQGHRIRDVSRQSSLDPLGVLTKSSNIGMVKISERLKAQEMWAQFTELGFGQPPAIGMPGAVAGRLRPWERWRPIEKATMAYGYGLSTSLLQIARAYTAFARDGDMVNLTMVRRENTAATVPVFSPELARQVRSMLESAAGPDGAKLASVQGFRVAGKSGTARKIVNGSYSQSLYRGSFIGFAPASDPRIVVAVTIDEPTAGHYYGGRIAAPVFSEITGRTLRLFGVEPDALYESEVMARTQGGAQ
- the ftsL gene encoding cell division protein FtsL, whose amino-acid sequence is MGRAVFIMAMLVMLSAISLVTARYQSRHLYIQNEQLLSQARELTVQWRHLQLERAELARNARVDQIARETLSMVPILPGNTLYMSEPQVPVMSSHSGVSR
- the rsmH gene encoding 16S rRNA (cytosine(1402)-N(4))-methyltransferase RsmH, which codes for MHETVDALVPAGRVPAQGVYIDATFGRGGHSRALLERLADSARLIVIDRDPQAIEQAEALARTDGRVTCLHGGFGDLERLLQEQSIDQVNGLMFDLGVSSPQIDQAQRGFSFMKDGPLDMRMDTSQGHTAAQWLAEASMEEMREVFKDYGEERFALQIAKAIVARRTERPLERTLDLASLVAGAVRSREKGQHPATRTFQAIRIYVNRELEELGSALQAALGRLACSGVLAVISFHSLEDRKVKQFMQRAARPHADYARLPFREAEMPQPVLTGLKRILPSAKEVQENSRSRSAVLRIARRTDAPLTDELIRALGEAPDKRSFSRRRR
- the mraZ gene encoding division/cell wall cluster transcriptional repressor MraZ, with the translated sequence MFQGSSALTLDAKGRINIPTRHRDALLAQAEGRLTITRHPDGCLLVYPRPQWEKKREQIAAFPMQARALQRLLLGNAQDVEFDSAGRVLIAPELRNAANLTRDVMLLGMGGHFELWDAAELAKREAEDLAGGMPEALDQFSF
- a CDS encoding ATP-binding cassette domain-containing protein; translation: MTALINLQDVDLAFGHYPLLDHASMSILEGERIGLIGRNGAGKSSLLKLLDSRQQPDDGLVQSIDGLRVATVEQEPELPGDCVKDALVHCAERGVVREAWELDTAAAQWADRLGIDLNTPVSSLSGGMRKRIALAGALIQEPTLLLLDEPTNHLDLDGIEWLESILLGWRGSVVLITHDRAFLDRVVTRIVELDRGKLLSFPGNFTQWQERKAQWLHAEALENARFDKLLAQEEVWIRKGIEARRTRNEGRVRRLEQLRRERAQRRDQLGKVNLAIDQGVRSGKLVAELEHVSKAFGNKNIITDLTITVMRGDKIGLIGPNGAGKSTLLRLLLGEMEPDSGTVKLGSNLKVAYFDQMRAQLDETATLADAISPGSEWVEIGDQRKHVVSYLGDFLFEPARIQSPVSTLSGGERARLLLARLFARPANVLVLDEPTNDLDIETLELLESLLQEYTATVLLVSHDRVFLDNVVTQTIAYEGNANWRAYVGGYSDWLAQRPAAVAEKPGRADKPDKTMASDPRDAPSGKSSARKPTRLAPWELRELETIPEKIQALESDHESLVAQLGSPELYQSDPSALQTLQTRIDDLQAELDLHYQRWELLESRQTEG